In Macrobrachium nipponense isolate FS-2020 chromosome 15, ASM1510439v2, whole genome shotgun sequence, a single genomic region encodes these proteins:
- the LOC135226623 gene encoding uncharacterized protein LOC135226623 → MQSVFSPSREDCEHPPNATATLVAANGSPICCYGTQTRRISILSQKYEWPFVIVDVKFPILGAGFLPQHGLLVDVGYKRLLDTGTYYSRPLTAGPGMPSECAAMSYKYTTLLHEFPDIFKPELCQVPGTQAKHGIHHHITTTGPPIHPKFCCLLPKKLQNAKQAFQEIERMGTCKKTSSPWASPLPHGEEARRFLCQYILTTSQRQLLSHCSEHAPSPTPPSASGMPGPHSNV, encoded by the exons ATGCAGTCTGTCTTTTCGCCATCAAGGGAGGACTGCGAACACCCACCCAATGCCACAGCTACACTGGTAGCTGCAAACGGAAGCCCCATCTGCTGCTATGGAACCCAGACCCGCAGAATATCCATCCTGAGTCAGAAGTATGAGTGGCCCTTTGTCATCGTGGATGTCAAGTTCCCCATACTGGGCGCCGGCTTTCTCCCACAACATGGTCTGTTGGTGGATGTCGGCTATAAACGCCTCCTAGACACCGGAACCTACTACTCCCGCCCGCTCACCGCTGGCCCAGGAATGCCTAGTGAATGTGCCGCCATGTCGTACAAATACACTACCCTCCTGCACGAATTCCCAGACATCTTCAAGCCAGAACTTTGCCAGGTGCCGGGAACACAAGCCAAGCATGGCATCCACCACCATATCACCACCACGGGCCCGCCGATACATCCCAAATTTTGCTGCCTGCTGCCCAAGAAGCTCCAGAATGCTAAACAAGCATTCCAAGAAATAGAGAGGATGGGTACTTGCAAAAAGACATCAAGCCCATGGGCCTCCCCCcttccacatggtgaagaagccaGACGTTTCCT GTGCCAGTACATCCTGACGACATCCCAAAGACAGCTATTATCACACTGTTCGGAACATGCACCTTCTCCTACTCCACCTTCAGCCTCAGGAATGCCGGGGCCACATTCCAATgtctga